The genomic interval ACCGGTGTCAAATGGGTCGTCACACAGGGCGGCACTACCGTCGCCCAGGGCACGCTGGCCAGCGCGGACATCAAGGCCGTGACGAGCCTGAACCTGCCCAGCCTGCCCGCCGGAACGTACACGCTGACAGTCACTGCTACTGACAACAGCGGAAAGACCGGCACAGCCACCGCCCAGTTTATAGTTGATGCCCAGCGCCCCTCGCTGACGAGCGTGAAGGTTGACGGGACGGGCGTCACCAATGGCGCCACCCTGGACCGACTCGTGAATCAGAGCGCCATCCTGACCGTCACTTCGACGGACAATACCAGCAGCCCGACCATCAGCGTATACAACGGCACCACCCTGGTCGCGCGCGACCAGGGTACCCTGACCTTTGATCTGAAGAACAACAACGCTGGTCCGGCCATTTACACGATCGTCAGCACCGACGCCGTCGGCAACAGCGTCAGTCAGACGTTCACGGTCAACTACGCCCAGACCAACACCGAGACCGCCGCGCCCGTCCCGGTCCTGCTCATCAACAACACCGACGCCGAACCGTACAGCAACGTTCTCAGCGTCACCGCTTCGGCAGGCGTGGCCCCCGGCGTCAGCGTGAAACAGATGATCCTGCAGATCACTGATGCCAAGGGCATCGTGGACACCAACACGTTCACCAGCACGGCTGAGAACGCCACCTTCAACATTGACACTACCAAATACCCGGACGGCACGCTGAAACTGCAGCTCTTCGTCGTGGACAGCACCGACAAGCGCGGGCAGAGCGCCGTGAAGACTGTGCAGATCGCCAACAGCGTCGCCCCGACCATCACGGTCGTCTCACCCACCAACGGCGCGAACGTCAGCGGCCCGACACAGGTCAAGGTGCAATTCCGTCAGAACAACACGGCGTTTACATTCCAGCCCGCCACCATGACGCTGGATATCATCGACTCGCGTGGCGCGGTCGTGACAACCCAGACGGCCCCGATCGTCCCCACGAACCAGGGTCTGTGGGAAGCGACCACCACGGTTGATTTCAACGCCACGCAGTACCTGAACGCGGGCTATACCCTGCGGGCAAGCGCGAACGTGAAACTCGCGAATGAAACGATCACGCGCAACCTGACTGCCACCAGCGCCGTGAACAATCAGTCCTCGGTCGGCGAGGCACCCGCGTTGAACATCCTGCTGCCCTCCTTCTTCGACCCACAGGCCACACTGCGCCCAGTTCTGACTCGGAAAAGTGCAGTGGCCATCCAGGTGAGTGACAGCGATGCGATCCGCCAGGTACAACTGCAGTTCGTCTGCGACGCGCTTACCAAGCTTCCCACCCAGACATGCAACACCGACGCATATAACTACAACATCCCAATTGGGCGCGCCGGTCTGTTCTATCGGGTTTTCAACACTGGAGTCCTGATGGACGGCCAACCTTTCGTTGAGAACGGGAACTACGTCTTACGCGTCACAGCAACCGACCAGGCCGGTCACGCGAACATCAAGGAGATGAACGTCGTGGTCGACCGCAGCAAGGCAGGGATTGCAAACCTGATGTCAAACCACACGTACATTGAGGATAACGGCGGGAGCAAGCTCACGCCGACGACCGCGAACTGGTATATCGGGCCGGATCCAGTAACCGGTGTACCCACCTACAACACGAATGTAAACGTGGTTCGAGTGTTGGACTTGTGGTACAGCTCCAACGATGCAGGAATCGCCGATGAAACTCCCTCACTGATTGGCATCAATCCAGAAGTCAATGCTGGCAGCGTATTCACAACTCGAAACATTGCATTTGGGAAGGAAGGCACTTACCGGAACAGCTTCCTGATTCAGGATCTCACCACAGGTGTAGTGGAGTTCTACCCAGGTGGACAGGTGATCGTCACCTCGCGTCAATAAACGTTCAGCTTCGGGGCTCAGGGACCGCAATGTCACCTGGGCTTTGTCCTTGCCAAGAGGTACCACCTGTATTTCACTAGCCCTTAAGATCGTGGTCGGGTTCTTCAAGGAGCAGCCAGAGTTGCCGCTCCTGTTGAGCTGCAGTGTGCTGGGCGTCCAGCAGGACCTGTTCGACGTCATGGGCGAGGTGAGGGTGGCGTTTTTTGAAGTGGGCGTAGTCGCAGAGAATAAGAGCGTAGCGTGGTCGGGTCTGGTTGGGGTCAGTCAGGACGTCGTACAGGGCGTCCCAGTTGCGGCCGAAGGTGTCGCGGAGGCCCAGGCCCTTGAGAAAGGCGAGCATGAGCGATTCCTTGTCGTGGATGGTACCGAAGTCAATTTCCCTCAGGGTGATCTGGTACCCGGCGGCGATGATTCGTGGTTCTTTCGGTGCGGTCTGGAGGCCCTGCGGTGGTTCGTTGAAGATCTGGATCACGGCTGGATCCTCCGGAACGTGTTGTAGTGGTCGGCGGTGTAGTAGCAGTCGTTCAGGCTGGTGGTGGGTTGCCCGCCGCAGATGATGCGCCGTGCGCCCCGGTCGGTTTCGCCGGGGGTGGGAACGGTGTACTCGCGGTAGTAGCCGCTGGGTTGCCGGGGGAGGTGGCGTTCGCGGTTGCCGAAGGTGCTGCCGTCTTTCGCGTAGCGGAAGGGGCCGCCCCGGCTGATCTGCTGGAGGATCTGCTGACCTTCGCGGGGCAGAGCCTGTCTTGCGATGGTGTTGCGCTCGTTGCGGGTGGTGGGGGCTGGGGCTGTGCGTGACGAGGGTGGGGGGGTGGTGCTGGGTTGCGTCTGGGGTGCGGGGGTGTCGCAGGCGGCCAGGAGGGCGGCGAGCAGCAGGGCCAGGGCGGGGCGGTGGCTCACGGGGTCAGTGTAGGCTGCGGCTGTCCAGCCAGCGCAGCAGGTCGTCTTGCAGGTGGGTTAATCCCTTGTATTCGGTCTGCTGGGGGGTCATGGAGCGGATGGCGGTCGCGAGGGCGTGGGCGTGGTGGGGGGTCTGCACGGCCTGGGTGAGGGGATGCGTGAGGGGCCGGATGGTGAAGAGGGCGCCGTGTGCGTCCGGGAAGCCGGTGAGGGTCTGCCGTTCCACCCGCAGGTAGGCGTGGTGGGGGTCGAAGCGGGTGTGCGGGTGGCGGTCAGCGTCGGGGGGCGCAGCGGGGTGGTGGTCGAGCCGGTCAGTCATGCTGAGCCCCCAGGCGAAGCGGATGAACGGGCCTCGGTCGATGACGGCGTCCATGAGGCGTGGCGCGGTGGCGTTCATGGGGGCGCTGCCAGGGATGGGCGCGTGGACGTGGGTGAAGTTCCGCCCGAGTTTGTCGCGCGGGTCCCAGTGCTGTGGACTCAGGACGTGCGTGGCGGCCAGCCAGTCCGCCTGGGTGTGGGGGTCGCGGGCGATGAGGGCGAGGTCCTCTTGCATGTTCAGGCCGAGGAAGTCCAGGGCGTGCAGGGGGGTGAGGTGCTGCACGAGGTGTGCGTGGGGGGCCGGGAAGCGCTGGAGGTGGTCCAGGGCGTTCCAGCGGGGGTGCAGGGTGGCCTGCCAGCCCAGGAGGCCGTTGCGGAGGGTGTGGCCGTCCCAGGTGATGAGGCCGGCGCTGTTCGTGGCGAGGGTGCAGGCCACGTGGGTCAGGGCCGCTTCGCGCAGGTTGGGGGTGAGGGCGGCTTCGCCCATGTACTGGTGGGGGGCGCGCTGGTGGGCGGCGGCCTTGCTGGCGATGAAGGCGGGGTACGTGTCGTCCAGGGTGAAGGTGTGGTGTTCGGGTGCGGGTGGGTCCAGCCACGGGATGGGTTGGTGGCCGAGGCGGTACAGGCCGGCGTTGACGGCGTACGTTCCGGTCATGAACGGGCGGTAGAGGGTGGGGGGTGCCACACGGTGATTCTGGCAGACAGGCGGCGGGCGGCCCCAGCCTGGCCGGGCCGCCCGCCGTGGGGTGGGGTCAGGCGAGGTTGCCGTTGTTGAGGACGCCGGTGGCGATCAGGGTGAGGATAATGAGGCCGACGATCACGCGGTAGATGGCGAAGGGTTTGAAGTTGTTGGTGGACACGAACCTCAGCAGCCACCCGATGGAGAGGTAGGCCACGGCGAAGCTGACGGCGGCGCCCAGCAGCACGTTGAGCACGCCGATCTCGGCCAGGATGTCGCGGCTTTTGATGAAGTCCAGCAGGGCGGCGCCGCCCAGGGTGGGGACGCCCAGGTAGAAGCTGAAGCGGGTGGCGGTGGGGCGGTCGAGGCCGAGGACCATGCCGCCGAGGATGGAGCTGGCGGAGCGGGAGAAGCCGGGCCACAGGAGCGCGAGGCATTGCAGCGCGCCGATCATGAAGGAGCGGCGCACCCCGATGGTTTCGATGGCGTGCACGCTCGGCGTGACCCGGCGGCTTTCGATGAGCCACATCAGGATGCCGCCCACGATGAGGGCCCAGGCGACGACACTGGGGCGGAACAGGTGCGCTTTGATGGTGTCCCCGAACAGGAGGCCGAGGATGACGGCGGGAATGCAGGCGACGAGAACGCCCAGCCAGAGGGTCTGCTGCGTCTGGTCGCGGCCGATGTGGCGGATCTGCAGGAAGTCCTTCCAGTAGTAGGCGAGCACGGCGAGGATCGCGCCGCCCTGGATGACCACTTCGAACGTGTCCTTGACGTCTTTGGTCCAGGGCACGCCCATCAGGTTGCCGGTGAGGATCAGGTGCCCGGTGGAGCTGATCGGCAGGAACTCGGTGATTCCTTCGACGATGCCGTAAACGAGGGCGTAGAACCAGTCCATAAGGGCCAAGTGTAGGGCCAATCGTGTGGCGGGGTGCGTCCCCCTTTCGGTGCAGACTGACGCATGGATCTGGAGGGGTATGTGGCGCGGTGGGCGCTCACGCCGGACGGGGAGCGGCGCTGCACGCACAGCAGTGATTTGCTGCCGGTCTGGTGGGAGGGGCGCCCGGCGATGCTGAAGGTGGCGCGCAGCGTGGAGGAGGAGCGCGGGAATGCCCTGATGGTCTGGCTGGGCGGGGTGGGCGCGGCGCGGGTGTACCGGCATGCGGGCCGGGCGCTGCTGATGGAGCGGCTGGAGGGGGCGGGGAGTCTGGCGGCGCTGGTGGCCTCCGGGCAGGATGATGAAGCGACGCGTGTGCTGTGCGGCGCGGCGGCGGGGGTGCACCGGCCGCGGCCGGAGGAGCCGGGCATGCTGCCGCTGAGGGCGTGGTTCAGGGCTCTGGCCGGGGCGGCCGGGCATGGCGGCACGTTCGCGGACGCGTGGGCCGCGGCGCAGGGGCTGCTGGGTGACCAGCGGGACGTGTGGCCACTGCACGGGGACCTTCACCACGGCAACGTGCTGCGAAGCGCGGAGCGTGGCTGGCTCTTGATTGATCCGAAGGGTCTACTGGGGGAGCGCACTTTTGATTTCGCGAACATGCTGTGCAATCCCGGCCTGGAGGACGCGCTGCGCCCGGGGCGGCTGGAGCGGCAGGCGGGAGTGATTGCCCGGACAGCGGGGTTGGAGGCCGGGCGGCTGCTGGCGTGGGTGGGGGCGTACGCGGGGTTGTCTGCGGCGTGGCACCTGGAGGACGGGCAGCCTGTGCAGGCGGAGCAGACTCTTCAGGTGGCGGCGGCTGCGCTGGCCCTCTCCCACCGGAGTGCGAAATGACGTATAGTTGTCGTTTGGGTGCCCCCGTGATCCTGCCCTGCGCGCTCGAGCGTCGCGCTGCGGCCTGGCCCTGAACATGCGTCACTGCCCGTTGGGGATGCTGACGCCGGGCTGGCACGAGGACGGCAAACTTTTCCCACTTTCAACGCTCAGGAGTCACCATGTCCTACATCAGCATGAAGCAGCTGCTGGAAGCCGGAGTTCACTTCGGTCATGAAACCAAGCGCTGGAACCCCCGGTTCAAGCGGTTCATCTTTGCCGAGCGCAACGGCATTTTCATCATCGACCTGCAGAAGACCCTCAAGCAGGTGGACCGCAGCTTCGACTTCATCAAGGAACTCTCCGAGCGTGGCGGCGTCATCCTGTTCGTCGGCACCAAGAAGCAGGCTCAGGAGATCGTGGAGCTCGAGGCGCGCCGCACGGGCATGCCCTTCGTCACCAGCCGCTGGCTCGGTGGGATGCTCACGAACTTCAAGACCATGCGCACCCGCATTGACCGCCTGAACGAACTCGACGAACTGTTCGAGTCCGGCCGCATCAATGACCGTCTGAAGGCCGAGCGCATCAAGCTCGCCGCTGAGCGCGAGCGTCTGCAGCGCTTCGTGGGTGGCATCCGCAAGATGACCCGTCTGCCCGACGCGATTTTCGTGGTGGACCCCACCAAGGAAGTCATCGCCGTGCAGGAAGCGAACAAGCTGGGGATTCCCGTGATTGCCCTGGCCGATACCGACAGCGATCCTGACGTGATCGACTACATCGTGCCCGGGAACGACGACGCGATCCGCAGCATCCAGCTGATCACCCACCGCATCGGCGACCTGCTCGTCGAGGCGCGTGGTGGCGGCGAGGACGTCGGCGCGGCCGAAGAGGCCGAGCAGACCGACGCCACCGCCGAGCAGAGCGACAACTAAACCCAGTCTTGCCGGATTGAAGGGAGTGTCCGGCGCGCGC from Deinococcus taeanensis carries:
- a CDS encoding heme-dependent oxidative N-demethylase subunit alpha family protein, which encodes MAPPTLYRPFMTGTYAVNAGLYRLGHQPIPWLDPPAPEHHTFTLDDTYPAFIASKAAAHQRAPHQYMGEAALTPNLREAALTHVACTLATNSAGLITWDGHTLRNGLLGWQATLHPRWNALDHLQRFPAPHAHLVQHLTPLHALDFLGLNMQEDLALIARDPHTQADWLAATHVLSPQHWDPRDKLGRNFTHVHAPIPGSAPMNATAPRLMDAVIDRGPFIRFAWGLSMTDRLDHHPAAPPDADRHPHTRFDPHHAYLRVERQTLTGFPDAHGALFTIRPLTHPLTQAVQTPHHAHALATAIRSMTPQQTEYKGLTHLQDDLLRWLDSRSLH
- a CDS encoding undecaprenyl-diphosphate phosphatase, giving the protein MDWFYALVYGIVEGITEFLPISSTGHLILTGNLMGVPWTKDVKDTFEVVIQGGAILAVLAYYWKDFLQIRHIGRDQTQQTLWLGVLVACIPAVILGLLFGDTIKAHLFRPSVVAWALIVGGILMWLIESRRVTPSVHAIETIGVRRSFMIGALQCLALLWPGFSRSASSILGGMVLGLDRPTATRFSFYLGVPTLGGAALLDFIKSRDILAEIGVLNVLLGAAVSFAVAYLSIGWLLRFVSTNNFKPFAIYRVIVGLIILTLIATGVLNNGNLA
- a CDS encoding barstar family protein; the encoded protein is MIQIFNEPPQGLQTAPKEPRIIAAGYQITLREIDFGTIHDKESLMLAFLKGLGLRDTFGRNWDALYDVLTDPNQTRPRYALILCDYAHFKKRHPHLAHDVEQVLLDAQHTAAQQERQLWLLLEEPDHDLKG
- a CDS encoding aminoglycoside phosphotransferase family protein; its protein translation is MDLEGYVARWALTPDGERRCTHSSDLLPVWWEGRPAMLKVARSVEEERGNALMVWLGGVGAARVYRHAGRALLMERLEGAGSLAALVASGQDDEATRVLCGAAAGVHRPRPEEPGMLPLRAWFRALAGAAGHGGTFADAWAAAQGLLGDQRDVWPLHGDLHHGNVLRSAERGWLLIDPKGLLGERTFDFANMLCNPGLEDALRPGRLERQAGVIARTAGLEAGRLLAWVGAYAGLSAAWHLEDGQPVQAEQTLQVAAAALALSHRSAK
- a CDS encoding ribonuclease domain-containing protein, with protein sequence MSHRPALALLLAALLAACDTPAPQTQPSTTPPPSSRTAPAPTTRNERNTIARQALPREGQQILQQISRGGPFRYAKDGSTFGNRERHLPRQPSGYYREYTVPTPGETDRGARRIICGGQPTTSLNDCYYTADHYNTFRRIQP
- the rpsB gene encoding 30S ribosomal protein S2; translation: MSYISMKQLLEAGVHFGHETKRWNPRFKRFIFAERNGIFIIDLQKTLKQVDRSFDFIKELSERGGVILFVGTKKQAQEIVELEARRTGMPFVTSRWLGGMLTNFKTMRTRIDRLNELDELFESGRINDRLKAERIKLAAERERLQRFVGGIRKMTRLPDAIFVVDPTKEVIAVQEANKLGIPVIALADTDSDPDVIDYIVPGNDDAIRSIQLITHRIGDLLVEARGGGEDVGAAEEAEQTDATAEQSDN